ACATGTCGATGCTGCGGTCGTACACCGCCGCCGACGCGCTGACCATCGGCAACGCTGCCTGCGGAACGATCGCAATCTTTCTCTGCCTCGACTACCTGGCGACGGACAGCCGCCGCTTTCTATGGACGGCGTTCGTACTGCTCCCGCTTGCCCTCGCCTGTGACGTGCTCGACGGCTACGTCGCGCGGCTGAACAAAGGACGCCAGTCGGTGCTCGGCGCGGATCTCGATTCACTGGCCGACGTCATCTCGTTCGGCGTCGCGCCGGCGGTGCTCGGCTTCACGCTGGGGCTGCGCGGCGGGTGGGACATGCTGATCCTCACCTACTTCGTCGTCTGCGGCGTGAGCCGCCTGGCGCGGTTCAATGTCACCGCGGTGTCGCTCGCCGATGCGACCACGGGCAAGGTGAAGTACTTCGAGGGGACGCCCATCCCGACCAGCATCCTCATCGTCGCGCTGCTCGCCGCCGCGTTCTACCTGGGCCGGATCGACGACCGGCTCTGGCTCGGGGCATGGCAGGTCGGACCGGCGCTGCTGCATCCGCTGGCGCTGGTTTATGCGGCGAGCGGCAGCGCGATGATCAGCGCGACGCTGCGGATCCCGAAGCCGTAGACCCTCCGGCAGCCGATGGGATCGACGCGCGCGCGCGATCCTCCGGTCGCACCGGATCGGCAGGGGAGACGCGCTGGAAACGATGCCACTCCTCCGACTTGCCGGTCCATGGAATCACGACGACGACGCTGACGGTGCGGACGCGTTTCTTGACGATCAGGGAATCGGCCGCACGGTACAGCTCGATGGCTGCCGACTCCTTGCCGATCGCGAACAAGCCGTATGTCGGGCCGTTCCCGAACCAGCGAGCCCCCGCGCGCAGCACGAGCCGCCCCTTCTCACACGTGAAGTGCTGCGGCGGAAACGTCAGCGTCGCAAATGCGCCCTCGCTGCCATTGAGGCTGGCGCGCAATTCCCGCCCGGGCGACAGCGAGAGGGTGACGGTCTCCGGCGGCCGCCGGCGGATTGCGCCATCCGGCTCGACGAGCAGCATACTGAGCGAAGCAAACCCGGATGAATCCGAGGTTCCCTCGTCCCGGTAGGTCCCGGCGAGCTGGTCGCACGTCGAAAGTCTCTCGAGCGCGGGCCAGATCTTCGGATACGGGTGACGCGACCCGCAGCCGGCGGCGGCGAGGAGAGCGGCGACGAGTGCCGCTCGGAGAAGCGCGGGACGCTTGCGCGCGCGAATCGTCCACATCGGCCGTCACCCGTCGTCTGGGCAGCATAAGTCTTGCCGACGCTTCGCAGCGGCGCGCGCGGCTGTTCCGCGCCCGTGCCCGGCGGCACTGAACCGGAAATTCCCCACGCGAGGCGGAATTCTCCCGGTGGCCCGGGGCACGTCAACAGAAGATGAACGCCGGTGTGCACACGTCCCACCTGGCAGCGAGCCGTACGATCCACGGCTACCTGGCGCGCGCCAGGCTCGTCACCACGTCCCAGTTGAACCGCACGAAGCGGTGCAGCTCGGTCTCCAGCAGGCGCTCTTGATCGCTGTGCGCGCCGAAGCCCTTCGGCCCGTCCTCGAAGTCGGTCGCCGGGCCGATGCCGAAGCACTGGATCCCCTTGCCGCGCAGCTGTGCCATGTCGGTCGCGCCGGTGCTCATCGTCGGCACGGTGACGGTGTCGTAGACGCGCGTCATCGCCGCTTCGATCGCCTTGAACGCTTCCGAGTCCAGCCGCGCTTCCATTCCGCCCGGCCGCGTCGCCGCGACCGGGTACCTGACCTCCACGGCGGGATCGTTGACGATCTTCTTCACCTGCTCCAGGAACGCGGCCTGGTCCTCGTCTGGCAGCAGGCGCACGTCGATCGTCGCGGTCGCCTGCGACGGGATGACGTTGAAGCGGTAGCCGCCGGTGATGATGTTCGGCGACGCCGAGGTGCGCAGCATCGACGAGTGCCGCGGCTCGTGCTCGAACAGCCAGTCGTCTGCGGCCTTCTGCACGGCCGGATCGCTCGACAGCACGTCGCGATAGTACCTGGCGGTTTCCGGCGGTGAGATCTGCGCGAGCCGCTTGAAGTACGCGGCGGTCGTTTCGTTCAAGCGGATCGGCGGACGCCATTCGCCGATCCGCGCCACGGCGCCGGCGAGGTGCACGACGGGATTGGTCTTCAGCGGAACCGAACCGTGCCCGGCGACGCCGCCGGCGACGAGCTCGATCCGGCGCGGCACCTTCTCGAGCGTCTGCACGGTCGCGAACGCCACCTGGCCGCCCTTGCGCGTGACGCCGCCCCCCTCGGCGAGGCAGAACTCGGCGTCGACCTCGGCGAAGTATTCGCGGACGACGAAGTCGATGCCGACGCCGGTGCTGCCCTCTTCGCCGGCCTCGGCGAGGAAGACGACGTCGCGATCCAGCGGCACGTTGTGCTGCTTGAGGAGCAGCATGGTCATCAACGCGGCGGCGAGGTTGTCCTTGTCGTCGACGGCGCCGCGGCCGTAGATGTAGCCACCCTCGCGCGTCGCGCTGAACGGCGGATACGTCCACTTCTTCGGATCGACCGTCACCACGTCGGTGTGGCCCATGATCAGGAGCGGCCGCTTGCGCCCGCTGCCCTTCAGGCGCGCGATGACGTTCGAGCGCGCCGGGTCCTTCGCGACGATGCGCGCCGGGATCCCCGCCTTGTCGAACACGCCCTTCAAGTACTGCGCGGCGAGGTCCTCGTTGCCCGGCGGGTTGCTCGTGTCCAGGCGCAGCAGCGCCTGATAGTGACGCAGGGTCTCCTCTTCCACCGCCTTCCAGTCCGGCGCGGTGGTCTGCGCGTGCGCCGACGCGAGGATCCCGGCGAGCCCGAGCGCGGCGGCCAGCCCGGTGCGGCGTCCCATCATTTCGCGTCCTGCGGCTTGTCCTTGTCGAGGAACTTCACGCCTTCGCTCAGCCACTTCGGCGCCGGCGCTCCTTTGAGGTAGTGATCGAAGAACTCGAAGAAGCGGACGGTCAGGTCCTTGCGGTTGGCGACGCCGCGCAGCCCGTGCCCCTCGCCCGGATACGCGAGCAGCACCGCCTTCTTGTTGTTGTAGCGGAGCGCGTTGTACATCGCCAGGCCGTTGGTGAAGGGCACCGTCGGATCCGCCGCGCCGTGCATGATGAGGAACGGCGCGACCGCCTGCGGCGCGTGCGTCAGCGCCGACTCGAACATGTACATCTCGGGCTTGTCCCACGGCGAGACCCCCTCGCGCCCCTGGCTGTACAAGTAGTAGTCGAAGGCGTTGGCGCCGCTGCCGCCGGTCACGGTGTAGGACCAGCCCCAGTTCTGGTTGAAGTCGAAGAAGAGATCGGTGACGCCGGCGCCCATGCCGACGGCGGCGAACAGCTTCGAGCGCACGCCGATGAACGCCGCCCCTTCGCCGCCGTAGCTGTGCCCGGTCACGCCGATCCGCTTCGGATCGGCATAGCCCATCTCGATCACCTTTCGCGTCGCCGCCTCGACGCACTCGAGCATGTCGCTGTGCGACGCGCCGGTGCGGAACTGGATGTCGGGCAGCATCGTGATGTAGCCGCGGCTAGTGGCCTCCATCGGCGACGAACCCATGCCGGTCAGGTACGACGGCGCGTTGTAGCGATGCAGGTTCTGCGAGTTCTTCTCGTAGAAGGTCACGATCATCGGCCGCTTCTCGCCCGGCTTGTAGTCGTCGGGCAGCGCCAGGATGCCCTGCAGCCGCACGCCATCCTTGTTCTTGAAGTCGAACAGGACGCGGCGTCCCCACGCATACTCCTGCTGCTGCGGGTTGGCGTCGCTGATCTGCGTCGCGTCCTTCAGCGAGGGTCCGGAGACGCGCAGGTCCGGATACTGGACGAACGTCTGCCTGGTGAACAGGTATCGGTCCGCCTTCATCGCCTTGACCGGGTTGCTGAACGCCGCGTCGTCGTAGACCAGCTCCTTCAGCTGCCCGTTGGCCAGCTCGTAGAACCCGGCCTTCTTGGTGTATTCGCCGTAGGCGGAGAGCAGGATCGGCTTCGACACGTCGATCGTCGCGCGCGCCGCCGCGCCGCCGCCGCGCACGCCGGGGCCGAAGCTCGGCCCGGCCGGAGCGGCACCGCCGATGTTGCCGAGATTCGGCTCGAGCGGCTCGGCGCGCACGTAGCGGAAACGGATCTCTCCCTTCGCTCCCGCGCCGCCGGTCAGGTTCTTCGGAACCGAGCCGTCGAGCGGCACCTCCCACAGATCGTAGCGCTGCTGCACGATCACCGACTTCTTGTCCGCGGTGTAGCCGGTGACGCCGTAGGCCGGCTTCGGGCCCGGATGATCGAACTCGAGATCGACGAAGCTCACCGTGCCGTTGCCGAGCGGCCGCGCCGCCGTGGCGTCGAGGTCGTAGACGTGGAAGCGGTTGTCCTTCCAGTACAGGAAATGGCGGCCATCGGGCGCGATGCCGAACGTGTGGCTGCCGGTCGACGTGCTGGTGATCTGCGCCTTCAACATCAGCGTGCGCTCGCCGGTCGTGGTGTTGACGCGATAGATGTCGGCAGCCGGGCGCTTGTAGTCGTGGATGAAGCCGCGGGTGTCGCGGCCGACCGCCCACCGGCCGTCCGGCGCCACATCGAGCTCGCGCATCGTGTCGTCGGCAAGCTTGACGAACTTCCCCGAGGCGACGTCGAAAGCCTGACGGAAGGTGAAGTTGCGATCCTGTTCGGCGCGGATCATCTGCAGCGACTGGACCCGCTCGTCGGCGGTGTTCCACACGTCGACGTTCGCGAGCTCGTCGGTGCCGCGCCGCGGTGCGGTGTCGGGTGCGGGCACCTGCGGCTTGGCGCCGAAGAACACCCGCTTCCTGTCGTCGCTCCAGTCGAGCGCGGCGCGATCGCTGATCACCCAGTCTTTGGGAAAGCCGGCCGCCTTCCCGGCGTCGAGCACGGCCGGCGCGGCCTCGGGATCCGACAGCGCGGCCGGAACGTTCGCGAACGCCAGGATCACGTTGGCGCGCTCGCGCATCTTCTCCACGTCCGTGCCCTTCAGCACCGCCAGCGCCGTCCCGTCGTCGCTCCACGCCAGCCGGTTGTAGACCCGCGCGTCGTTGTCGAGCGTGACCATCCGGTTGGTCTTCAGCTCGACGACGAAGAGGCCGTTTCCGTCCTTGACGCTGGCGTCGACCGTGTAGGCGAGCAGATCGCCGGCCTTGTTGAACGCGATGTCGCCGACGCTGCCCAACAGCTGGTCGCGGCCGGTCACGAGGTTGTGCAGGATGACGTCCGTCCCGCGCGGGCCGGTCGCTGCCGGCGCGCCGCCGCCGCGGCCGGTCCCTTCGCCGCCGCCGGGCGCCGGGGTGTCCCCGCCGCCCGCACCGCGTCCCGCCGCGCCGTTTGCCGCCGTCGCCGGCTTGCGCTTCAGAATGAGATGCGTCGCGGCGGGCGAGAACGCAAAGCCCTGAATGTCCTGCCACGACTTGATCGCTCCGGTCGCGAGGTTTCGCAGCTCCACGCGCGTCGGCTGCGCGGGCGGCGTCGCGCCGCGGCCCTGTGCCGCCGGCTGCGCACCCGGCGCTGGCTGGGACGGTGTCTGCGGCTGCGGTTGCGCCGGTGGAGTGGCCGGAGACGTCGCCGGCGGCTGCGCCGGTGTGGCGGGCGGCTGTGCCGGCGACGTCGGCGGATTCTGGCCGGGAGGCGTGGGGCCCTGCGCCGGATTCGCCGGCGGAGCCACACCCGGCGCTCCCGGCGGCACCGCGGTGTCGCCGCCTGGAGACGGCTCGGTGGCCGGCGCGTTCGCGCCGCGGCCGCGGCCGCCGCGTCCGCCCGTCGGATCGACCTGATACGCGATCCATTTCGAGTCCGGCGAGAACACGCCTCCGCTCCCGTTCGGCACTTCGGTGTGCTGGTTCGTCTCGACGCGGACGATGTGGAGCGCGGGACGGGATTCGGCGGCAACGGTGTTGGTCAGCGCCTGGCCGTAGCTGACCCAGTTGCCGTCGCCGGAGATCTCCTGGCCGCTGATGGTGCGCCACTTCGGGTAGTCGGCGACGCTCAGCACCTTCCTGGCCGGCGCCTGCGCCGACGGCAGGGCGTAGGCGGCAAGGGATGCGGCGAGTGCGAAGGCGAGCGTGGCGTGCGTGCCGCGGCGGCGGGCGATCGGGGGGTGGTGTTTCACGGAAACTCCTGTTAACGGGTGCACGGATATTACACAATGCCGGCGCGGGGATGACAGCCGTACCGCAGACCAGTTCATGGACCTGTCCCACCTGCCGGAGGATGGTCGCGACTCCGTTCTGCCCGGAGTGCGGCGAGAGGCCGCTGTCGCCGCGCGAACTGACGCTCCACGGTCTCGCCTCGGAAGCCTTCGCCGCCATGACGGACATCGACGGACGGCTGCTGAACAGCCTGCGCTGTCTCCTGCTGCGTCCCGGCGCGCTGACGGTGTCGTTCTTCGAGGGGCGGCGCAAGCCGTACATCGGGCCGATCGCGCTGTTCCTCGTCGCGAACGTGCTGTTCTTCGCGACCGAGTCGCTCACCGGCGGCCTGGTGTTCTCCACCACGCTGGATTCGCACCTGCACTCGCAGCCGTGGAGCGGCCTCGCCCAGCCGCTCGTGGCCCGCCGGCTCGCCGCCCTGGACCTCTCTCTGGAGGTCTACGCGCCGCGCTTCGACGGCGCGGTGGCGCTGCACGCGCGTTCGCTGGTGCTCGGCATGGCGGCCGTGTTCACGCTGCTCGTCGCGGTGGTGTTCCGCCGCAGCCGCCGGCCGTTCGCGGTGCACGCGGCGTTCTCGCTGCACCTTTACGCGTTCCTGCTGCTGATCATGTGCGCCGGCGTCGCGCTCCCGGCCGGCGGCCTGCCCTTCGGCTACGCGCGATCCACGTCGCCGGCCGTCGACGCCGTCCTGTCGGTGTCGCTGCTGATTGCCTGCGGCGCGTATCTGTTCGTGGCGATCGGAACCGTTTACCGCTCGCAAGGGTACACACGCCTCGTGACGGCGATCGGACTCACCGCGGGTGCCGCCGCCATCGTGCTCGCCTACCGCTTCGGACTGATGCTTCTCACGTTGTACACGGCCTGAGTCCCGCCGGCGTCGGCGTTCCGGTCGCGAACGCGTTTAGCGGCAGGCCTGTGCGCGCGGCGGGAGGTGGTCTAGGATCGTCCGCCATGAGCCACCCGCGATTCAGCGCTGTCACCGGAACCACGATTGCTCTGTTCCTGCTGCTCGTCTTCCCGGGCGCCGGGCGGGCAACGCAGAGCGCGCACTACTTCCCGCCGGCAGGGACGTGGGCCGGCAAGACTCCCGCGGAACTCGGGCTCGATCCCGCCAGGCTGACCGAGGCGATCGCGTATGCGACGTCGCACGAAACCAACCGGCCCGTCGATCTCTCGGATCAGGAGAAGATCTTCGGATCGCTGCTCGGCTCGATGCCGACCAGGCGCGCCGCCACCAACGGGGTCATCATCTACAAGGGGTTCGTCGCGGCGGAGTTCGGCGATACGACGTGGGTCGATCCCACCTATTCCGTGGCGAAGAGCATGCTCTCGAGCGTCGCCGCGATTGCCGTCCGCGACGGCCGCATCGCCAGTCTCGACGCGCCCGTCGGCGCCTCCATCAAGGACGGCGGCTATGACTCGCCGCAGAACGCCCCGATCACCTGGAAGATGCACCTCCACCAGGAAAGCGAGTGGGAAGGGAGCATGTGGGGCAAGGCGCACGATTTCGTCGGCGCCGCCGCCTTCGGCGATGGTCAGCGGAAGCCGCGTCCGCTCGACAAACCCGGCACGCGCTACGAATACAACGACGTCCGCATCAACCGGTTCGCGCTGTCACTCCTGCGGACGTTCGCGAAGCCGGTGCCGGAAGTGTTTCGCGACGAGATCATGGATCCGATCGGCGGATCCAACGCGTGGAAATGGATCCCGTACCACAACAGCTACGTGGAGATCGACGGACGCCGAATGCCGTCGGTCAGCGGCGGCACGCGGTGGGGCGGCGGGATGTGGATCGACTCCTGGGACATGGCGCGCTTCGGCTACTTGTGGCTGCGCGGCGGAAAGTGGGGAGACCGGCAGATCCTCCCGCCGGCGTACGTGAAGGCGGCGCTCACTCCGAGCGCGCACGGCCCCGACTACGGCTACCTGTGGTGGCTGAACACGCAGGGGAAGAACTATCCAGGGCTGCCGGCGACGGTGTATGGCGCACGCGGCGCCGGCAGCAACACCATTCTCATCTCACCCGAGCACGACCTGGTCGTCGTCTGGCGGTGGCACGCGGGGAACGAGGCGGAGCTCGCCAGGCGGATCATCGCGGCGATCCGCTAGGAGCCTGACAGGCGGCAGGGCGCTCGCCACACCGCAACGCCGTCAGCGCGCCCGGCGTCTACTGCTTGCGGGACAGGTAGTCCACCAGCAGCAGACTCATCGTCTTGATGCCGACGGGGATCGCGCCGTCGTCGACCAGGAAGGTCGGCGTGTGGTGATCGCCGGTCGTGGTGCCGGGCTTGACCTGGCCGAGCCGGAAGTAGAAGCCCGGGACTTCGTTCGAGAAGAACGAGAAGTCCTCCGAGCCCATCGCCGGCGGAATCCGCGAGACGTTGCCCTTGCCCACCGCCCGCTCCAGCGACGGCACCGCATCCCGCGTCAGTTGCACGTGATTGATCGTGGCGGGCGCGCCGCGCTCGTACCGAACGACCTCGCCGGTCGCGCCGGCGGCTTCGGTGATCCCTTTGAGAATGGCGCGCAGCCGTGCTTCCGCGAGCTGGCTCATCTCCGATCGGAACGTACGGATCGTTCCCGACAGCGTGACCTCGGCCGGAATGATGTTGTGCCGCTGGCCGCCGTGAATCGTTCCGACGGTGACGACGCCCGGCTCGTGCCCGGAGAACGTGCGCGAGCGGATGGTCTGCAGCGCCTCCACGAACTGCGCGGCGACGACGATCGGATCGATCGACAGTTCGGGGCGGGCGCCGTGCGACTGGCGCCCGACGATCTTCACTTCCCAGGTGTCGGCGGCGGAAAGCGCCGGGCCTTCCGAGTAGCCGAGCTGCCCGACCTCCATCTCCGAGAAGGCGTGCAATCCGAAGATCGCCTGCGGACGCGGATTCTGCAGCACGCCTTCCTTCACCATGAGCGAGGCGCCGCCTTCTTCGCCGGGCGGCGGCCCTTCTTCGGCCGGCTGGAAGATGAACTTCACGGTTCCCGGCAGCGTCGCTTTCATCGCGTTCAGCACGCTGGCGACGCCGAGCTGCACGGCGGTGTGGATGTCGTGCCCGCAGGCGTGCATGACGCCCGTGTCCTGGCCCAGATAGGTGGCCCGCACCTTGGAGGCGTAGGGCAGGTTCGTGGCTTCCGTCACCGGCAGCGCGTCCATGTCGGCGCGGACGGCGACGACCGGTCCGGGCAGTCCCCCCTTCAGGAGCGCGACGACGCCGTGGCGGGCGACGCCGGTGCGCACCTCGAGTCCGAGCTTCTTCAGGTAGTCCGCGACCAGCGCCGCCGTCTTCTCCTCGCGGTTGGACAGCTCCGGGTATTGGTGCAGCTGGTGGCGGATCCCGGTGACCGCCGGGGTGACCCTGGCGGTTTCCTGCTCGATGCGCGCGAGCGGGTCCTGCGCCAGGAGCGCCGCACCGGACAGACAGGCGAGGAGGAGGGCGCACGTGGTGGTCTTCATCGCCGGGATTATACGGTCCGGCGGGCGTAGACTAGCCGCATGATGCGCGCGTGCTCGTGGTCGCTGCTGCTGTGGCTCGGCGCGGTTGCCTCGCTCGTCGGTCAGGCGCCGGCCAGAACGCCGCCGGCCGCGACCGTCGTCCTCGAGGTGGTCGCGCACGATCGACGCGGCATGCCGGTGATGGATCTGAAGCCGGGCGAGGTGGAGGTGTGGATCGGGCATTTCCGCGTGCCGATCGAGACCTTCACGGTGGTCCAGCCGGGGGCGGACGAGCGCGCCGGACGGCTGTTCATCCTGATTCTCGACGACGTCTCGGTGCCGCTGCCGGTGATGCCGCGGGTGAAGGAAGCCGCGCACCACTTCGTCGCCGGCATGCGTCCCGGCGATCAGATGGCGGTGGTGATGCTCAGCGATCCCGCGCTCGAGATGACGGGCGACGTGGCGAAGCTGCGGAGCGCGATCGATCGCTACACCGTCCGCGCGACCGGGCTGATGCGCGGCGACCAGCTGGGCGCGCAGGTGCTCAACACGATCGGTGGCGCGGCCCAGTCGCTGATCGAGGCGGGCGGCGGGCGCAAGACGATCGTCGGCATCGGGTCGGGCTGGCTGCTCGACCGGCCGATTCCGCCGCCGGGCAGCGGCTTCGATCTGCTGCAGGAATGGATCGGCGCGATGCGGGCGATGTCGCGGACCGGCAGCGTGTTCTACGCGATCGATCCCGGCGGGCTGGACATGCGGCGGCGCGCCGATGGCGGCGACACCGGCTTCGCGCGCGAGACCGGCGGGCTGGGATTCCTCGCGACGAACGATCTCAAGGGCGCGGCCGACCGCATCCTGCGGGAGTCGGCCAGCTACTACTCGCTGCGCGTCGCGAGCCCGCCGGTGGGCGGCAGCGACGGCCTGCGCGAGGTGGAGCTGAAGGTGACCCGCCGCGACGTCACCGTCCGCGCCCGCCGCGCCGTCCACGCCGTCCAGTGACGCTGTCTCCGCCCGTCGCCGAAAAATGGGGACAGTCCCCTTTTTCGGGGGCGGCAATGTTGGCGGGCGGTGGGTGCGCGAGAGGCGCCTGGACTGAGCGAATCTCCGCCTCCGCGGCCGCTGAAGCGTCAACCGGGGTTGGCGGAAAAAAGGGGACTGTCCCCTTTAGCGGGTGACGGCTTTGGGGACGCCGTCGGGATCCATCATCGGCGGCGGATGGATGTCGAAGGCGTCCGCCAGGCGCACGAACATCGCGAACAGCGCGCCGATGTACACCGCCTCGGCGATCTGCGGATCCGTCCACCCGGCGTCCCGCAGGCCCTGGACCTGCCCGTCGGTGATCTTGTACGCGTGTCTGGTCAGCGTCTCGATGAACTGCAGCAGGAGACGCTCCGCCGGCGTCACCGGCGCACGATCGAGGTCGCCGTCACGCAGCGCTTTCGCGGTTTCGCTGAACTGCTCGCCCTGCAACTGCAGGAACCATGCGTGGCTGCTCAGTCAATAGTGGCACTTGTTCAGCGCCGCGACGTACG
This genomic window from Vicinamibacterales bacterium contains:
- the pssA gene encoding CDP-diacylglycerol--serine O-phosphatidyltransferase; this translates as MPIDTPPRRHMSMLRSYTAADALTIGNAACGTIAIFLCLDYLATDSRRFLWTAFVLLPLALACDVLDGYVARLNKGRQSVLGADLDSLADVISFGVAPAVLGFTLGLRGGWDMLILTYFVVCGVSRLARFNVTAVSLADATTGKVKYFEGTPIPTSILIVALLAAAFYLGRIDDRLWLGAWQVGPALLHPLALVYAASGSAMISATLRIPKP
- a CDS encoding M20/M25/M40 family metallo-hydrolase, translating into MGRRTGLAAALGLAGILASAHAQTTAPDWKAVEEETLRHYQALLRLDTSNPPGNEDLAAQYLKGVFDKAGIPARIVAKDPARSNVIARLKGSGRKRPLLIMGHTDVVTVDPKKWTYPPFSATREGGYIYGRGAVDDKDNLAAALMTMLLLKQHNVPLDRDVVFLAEAGEEGSTGVGIDFVVREYFAEVDAEFCLAEGGGVTRKGGQVAFATVQTLEKVPRRIELVAGGVAGHGSVPLKTNPVVHLAGAVARIGEWRPPIRLNETTAAYFKRLAQISPPETARYYRDVLSSDPAVQKAADDWLFEHEPRHSSMLRTSASPNIITGGYRFNVIPSQATATIDVRLLPDEDQAAFLEQVKKIVNDPAVEVRYPVAATRPGGMEARLDSEAFKAIEAAMTRVYDTVTVPTMSTGATDMAQLRGKGIQCFGIGPATDFEDGPKGFGAHSDQERLLETELHRFVRFNWDVVTSLARAR
- a CDS encoding prolyl oligopeptidase family serine peptidase yields the protein MKHHPPIARRRGTHATLAFALAASLAAYALPSAQAPARKVLSVADYPKWRTISGQEISGDGNWVSYGQALTNTVAAESRPALHIVRVETNQHTEVPNGSGGVFSPDSKWIAYQVDPTGGRGGRGRGANAPATEPSPGGDTAVPPGAPGVAPPANPAQGPTPPGQNPPTSPAQPPATPAQPPATSPATPPAQPQPQTPSQPAPGAQPAAQGRGATPPAQPTRVELRNLATGAIKSWQDIQGFAFSPAATHLILKRKPATAANGAAGRGAGGGDTPAPGGGEGTGRGGGAPAATGPRGTDVILHNLVTGRDQLLGSVGDIAFNKAGDLLAYTVDASVKDGNGLFVVELKTNRMVTLDNDARVYNRLAWSDDGTALAVLKGTDVEKMRERANVILAFANVPAALSDPEAAPAVLDAGKAAGFPKDWVISDRAALDWSDDRKRVFFGAKPQVPAPDTAPRRGTDELANVDVWNTADERVQSLQMIRAEQDRNFTFRQAFDVASGKFVKLADDTMRELDVAPDGRWAVGRDTRGFIHDYKRPAADIYRVNTTTGERTLMLKAQITSTSTGSHTFGIAPDGRHFLYWKDNRFHVYDLDATAARPLGNGTVSFVDLEFDHPGPKPAYGVTGYTADKKSVIVQQRYDLWEVPLDGSVPKNLTGGAGAKGEIRFRYVRAEPLEPNLGNIGGAAPAGPSFGPGVRGGGAAARATIDVSKPILLSAYGEYTKKAGFYELANGQLKELVYDDAAFSNPVKAMKADRYLFTRQTFVQYPDLRVSGPSLKDATQISDANPQQQEYAWGRRVLFDFKNKDGVRLQGILALPDDYKPGEKRPMIVTFYEKNSQNLHRYNAPSYLTGMGSSPMEATSRGYITMLPDIQFRTGASHSDMLECVEAATRKVIEMGYADPKRIGVTGHSYGGEGAAFIGVRSKLFAAVGMGAGVTDLFFDFNQNWGWSYTVTGGSGANAFDYYLYSQGREGVSPWDKPEMYMFESALTHAPQAVAPFLIMHGAADPTVPFTNGLAMYNALRYNNKKAVLLAYPGEGHGLRGVANRKDLTVRFFEFFDHYLKGAPAPKWLSEGVKFLDKDKPQDAK
- a CDS encoding DUF3667 domain-containing protein, which produces MTDIDGRLLNSLRCLLLRPGALTVSFFEGRRKPYIGPIALFLVANVLFFATESLTGGLVFSTTLDSHLHSQPWSGLAQPLVARRLAALDLSLEVYAPRFDGAVALHARSLVLGMAAVFTLLVAVVFRRSRRPFAVHAAFSLHLYAFLLLIMCAGVALPAGGLPFGYARSTSPAVDAVLSVSLLIACGAYLFVAIGTVYRSQGYTRLVTAIGLTAGAAAIVLAYRFGLMLLTLYTA
- a CDS encoding serine hydrolase; translation: MSHPRFSAVTGTTIALFLLLVFPGAGRATQSAHYFPPAGTWAGKTPAELGLDPARLTEAIAYATSHETNRPVDLSDQEKIFGSLLGSMPTRRAATNGVIIYKGFVAAEFGDTTWVDPTYSVAKSMLSSVAAIAVRDGRIASLDAPVGASIKDGGYDSPQNAPITWKMHLHQESEWEGSMWGKAHDFVGAAAFGDGQRKPRPLDKPGTRYEYNDVRINRFALSLLRTFAKPVPEVFRDEIMDPIGGSNAWKWIPYHNSYVEIDGRRMPSVSGGTRWGGGMWIDSWDMARFGYLWLRGGKWGDRQILPPAYVKAALTPSAHGPDYGYLWWLNTQGKNYPGLPATVYGARGAGSNTILISPEHDLVVVWRWHAGNEAELARRIIAAIR
- a CDS encoding amidohydrolase, whose protein sequence is MKTTTCALLLACLSGAALLAQDPLARIEQETARVTPAVTGIRHQLHQYPELSNREEKTAALVADYLKKLGLEVRTGVARHGVVALLKGGLPGPVVAVRADMDALPVTEATNLPYASKVRATYLGQDTGVMHACGHDIHTAVQLGVASVLNAMKATLPGTVKFIFQPAEEGPPPGEEGGASLMVKEGVLQNPRPQAIFGLHAFSEMEVGQLGYSEGPALSAADTWEVKIVGRQSHGARPELSIDPIVVAAQFVEALQTIRSRTFSGHEPGVVTVGTIHGGQRHNIIPAEVTLSGTIRTFRSEMSQLAEARLRAILKGITEAAGATGEVVRYERGAPATINHVQLTRDAVPSLERAVGKGNVSRIPPAMGSEDFSFFSNEVPGFYFRLGQVKPGTTTGDHHTPTFLVDDGAIPVGIKTMSLLLVDYLSRKQ
- a CDS encoding VWA domain-containing protein — encoded protein: MMRACSWSLLLWLGAVASLVGQAPARTPPAATVVLEVVAHDRRGMPVMDLKPGEVEVWIGHFRVPIETFTVVQPGADERAGRLFILILDDVSVPLPVMPRVKEAAHHFVAGMRPGDQMAVVMLSDPALEMTGDVAKLRSAIDRYTVRATGLMRGDQLGAQVLNTIGGAAQSLIEAGGGRKTIVGIGSGWLLDRPIPPPGSGFDLLQEWIGAMRAMSRTGSVFYAIDPGGLDMRRRADGGDTGFARETGGLGFLATNDLKGAADRILRESASYYSLRVASPPVGGSDGLREVELKVTRRDVTVRARRAVHAVQ